The following DNA comes from Shinella zoogloeoides.
TCGCGGATGGGGAAATATTGCTCCTGACCGCCGCGGGTGCCGGGCTGGCCGGCGGAGCGGCGGTTGTCGTCATGTAGGCGTTTGCTGCCCGTAACAGGTGCCGTTGAGGAGGAATGAATCTTGCGGCTGGCATCGAACTATGCCGCCTGGAGCTTTGATCGTAGGGTATCTGCGGCAAACCGCGCGCGGTGAAGAAAACAGCCGATGCGAAACTTAATCCGCTGTCATGTCGGATTCTCACTGCCTCGTTCGTCTTAACTGCATCGGGCAGCGGCAAGCACGTCGCCACGACAGAACGAACCGATGAAACCGAACCACAGGAGAACACCATGCCCAGCACGATCCGCCTGCACCGCGTCATCGCCACCAAGCCCGGGAAGCTCTATCGCGCGTTCCTCGAACCGGACGCGGTTGCAAGCTGGCTTCCGCCATACGGGTTTCTCTGCACCGTCCACGAGCTGGATGCGAAGGTCGGCGGCCGTCACAGGATGTCGTTCCGGAATTTCACGACGGGCGAAAGCCACGCCTTCGGCGGCACCTATCTGGAGCTCGTCCCCGGGGAGCGTCTCGTCTACACTGATGGTTTCGACGATCCCAACCTTCCGGGTGAGATGAAGGTGACGGTGAGCCTGAAGGCCGTATCGGTTGGCACGGAAGTGAACATCGAGCAGCAGGGTGTGCCGGATATCATCCCCGCCGAAGCCTGCTATCTCGGCTGGCAGGATTCGCTGGACAAGCTTGCGAAACTCGTCGTGCCGGAGATCGAACAGTAGGCACGGGGTAAATGGCCGGAGAGCATGACGGCGCCCTGGACGACGCCGGAGACGAAGCCGTGCCCGCGGCGGGCGTTTTGACAGTGGCCGCGAACCCGTCGTGCCGTGTCTTCACGCTTTTGCGAAACGGTGCCGAACCGGCTTGACGGAATGATCCATCGGATTAGTAAGGCTGGCATAGGATAACATCCCGCCATCGCCCAAGCGGCCATTCCATCCGAAAGTTCCCCATGACGGAAAGAACATCTCATCGCGGCCTCGTCGTCGTTGCGATCATGGCCAGCATGGCGATGATCGCCATCGAGGCGACGATCGTTTCGACGGCAATGCCGCAGATCGCCGCGCAACTCGGTCAGATCAATCTCTATTCCTGGGTCTTCTCGGCATTTCTCCTGACGCAGACGGCGACGACCGTGGTGTTCGGAAAGCTTGCGGACATCTATGGCCGCAAGCCCATGATCCTCATCGGTATCGCGATATTCCTGCTGGCCTCGGTGCTTGCGGGCTTTGCCTGGTCGATGCCGTCGATGATCGCCTTCCGGCTGCTGCAGGGCGCCGGCGCCGGCGCCATTCAGCCCGTCGCCATGACTGTGGTCGCCGATCTGTTTCCGGGCAACCAGCGTGGCAAGGTTCAAGGTTATCTCGCCAGCGTATGGGCGCTGTCGGCCGTTGTCGGTCCCCTTCTCGGTAGCCTCATCATCCATAACCTTCCCTGGGCGTGGGTGTTCTGGATCAATGTGCCCGTGGGACTTTTCGCTGCGTCGACATTCTTCCTGTTCCTGCGGGAGGAGAAGCGAACCCGTGTTGTATCGATCGACGTGCTGGGCGCGAGCCTCTTTGCTGTTTCCATCTCGGCATTGATGATTGCCCTGACCGAGATGGAAAGTGCGATCTCGGGACAGGCCATCGGGGCGCTCGCCATATTCGCGGCCGCTCTCGGCGCCTTCATCTGGCAGGAACGGCGCGCGGAAGCGCCGATGATCGCGCCGGATCTCTGGCTGAAGCGTCCGATCGCATTCGCCAATCTCACCGTCTTCTTCGCAAGCATGGCGATCATGGGGCTGACGACCTTCCTGCCGATGTATGTCCAGACGGTGCTCAACCGCTCGCCTCTCGTTGCGGGCTTCGCACTGACCATGCTGCTTCTCGGCTGGCCTTGCGGCGCGACGATCGCCTCGCGCCAGTTCACACGCTTCGGCCTGCGGCCCCTTATGGTCACGGGCAGCCTGCTGATCCCGTTCGGCACATTCCTTTTCATCCTGCTTCGGCCCACGAGTTCTGCTGTACTTGCTGGCGCCGGTTCGCTGATCATGGGGTTCGGGATGGGGCTGCTCAATATCAGCGCCCTGATCCTCACGCAGGAAAGCGTGGGCGCGAACGAGCGCGGCAGCGCCACCGCATCGAACGTGTTCTCGCGCAATCTCGGCAGCACGCTTGGCGCCGCCGTGCTCGGCGCGGTGCTGACCTACGGCCTCGCGCATGTCGCCAATGGCCAGGCGATCACGCCGGAACAGATTCGGGCGCTGCTGAATGGCACCGGCGCCGCAATCAGCGGCGTCGAAGAGGTCCGGCACGCCCTCCAGCACGCGCTGCATGCGACATTCATCGCCATGCTGCTGATCGCGGTCCTGATCATACCTGCGTGCCTGGCGGTGCCGTCAACGCAGCTCCACGGGCCGGCTCCGCAGGAGGCGTAGCGCCGGGCGCATGGGTGCGGCCGAAGTCTTCCAATAGAGACGAACGACCTCCCTGTGCCCGGATCAGGCGAGGGTGCCGAGGGGAATGATTTCCTTCGCGCCGTTTTCCCAGGGATGGCCTTCCCAGTCGCCGAGCCATCGTTCGGCGCGCAGGCCGGTTTCGGCCAGAAGCGCCTCCAGTTCGGCCTTGTCCGGAAAGGCGATGCGGGAGGCCGCCGAGAGGCGCCGGCCGGTGGCGCGGATTTCATAATGGGTCCCGTAGGTGACGACGCCGGTGGCGGCGTCGAAGGCGACGTCGTTCCAGGCGGCGACCTCGCCGAAGCGGGGATGGACGAGGGAGCGCATCGACTCGTCCGGCCCCCATTCCTCCCATTCCCGGCAGGCGGGATTGCGGCTGTCGAAGACGAAGTGCCCGCCGGGCGCAAGATGTGCCGCGATGGTGGCAAGCACCGCCCGGCGATCCTCCCGCGTCAGGAAGACCTGAAAGGCATGTCCCGTGAGCATGACGAGTTCGAAGCGGCGGCCGAGCCGCACGGACCGTGCGTCGCC
Coding sequences within:
- a CDS encoding SRPBCC family protein; translation: MPSTIRLHRVIATKPGKLYRAFLEPDAVASWLPPYGFLCTVHELDAKVGGRHRMSFRNFTTGESHAFGGTYLELVPGERLVYTDGFDDPNLPGEMKVTVSLKAVSVGTEVNIEQQGVPDIIPAEACYLGWQDSLDKLAKLVVPEIEQ
- a CDS encoding MDR family MFS transporter, giving the protein MTERTSHRGLVVVAIMASMAMIAIEATIVSTAMPQIAAQLGQINLYSWVFSAFLLTQTATTVVFGKLADIYGRKPMILIGIAIFLLASVLAGFAWSMPSMIAFRLLQGAGAGAIQPVAMTVVADLFPGNQRGKVQGYLASVWALSAVVGPLLGSLIIHNLPWAWVFWINVPVGLFAASTFFLFLREEKRTRVVSIDVLGASLFAVSISALMIALTEMESAISGQAIGALAIFAAALGAFIWQERRAEAPMIAPDLWLKRPIAFANLTVFFASMAIMGLTTFLPMYVQTVLNRSPLVAGFALTMLLLGWPCGATIASRQFTRFGLRPLMVTGSLLIPFGTFLFILLRPTSSAVLAGAGSLIMGFGMGLLNISALILTQESVGANERGSATASNVFSRNLGSTLGAAVLGAVLTYGLAHVANGQAITPEQIRALLNGTGAAISGVEEVRHALQHALHATFIAMLLIAVLIIPACLAVPSTQLHGPAPQEA
- a CDS encoding class I SAM-dependent methyltransferase, encoding MDDDRLYHDPALADFYDLENGWERSPDLAFCTALARDAGSVLDLGCGTGELAVALCEGRTVVGVDPAPAMLDIARAKPGAGGVDFVEGDARSVRLGRRFELVMLTGHAFQVFLTREDRRAVLATIAAHLAPGGHFVFDSRNPACREWEEWGPDESMRSLVHPRFGEVAAWNDVAFDAATGVVTYGTHYEIRATGRRLSAASRIAFPDKAELEALLAETGLRAERWLGDWEGHPWENGAKEIIPLGTLA